A genomic window from Trueperaceae bacterium includes:
- a CDS encoding CsgG/HfaB family protein, whose amino-acid sequence MRTGLPALLALLLLSACAPAVTVEDTGVHLVEFTMEPVPREERWIIAVPSFEVGAGSVRIGSVDLSREGEDFYRELGSGVADIFIAEAYESQQFRITERAQIDKILYEQDLARSGRINPDTAAAVGRIEGAELMVLGSVSEFGVQTTGGGGRVLGVFGGRSETVTARVAVEIRFVDTNTAEILAIGRGVSQVSQRNVSVDIANVMTDLRVGRTGTTIVDYAVRNAIRSAIENAARSLPPKPAAKG is encoded by the coding sequence GTGAGGACCGGCCTCCCCGCCCTGCTGGCACTGCTCCTGCTCTCGGCGTGCGCTCCCGCCGTCACGGTGGAGGACACGGGCGTGCACCTCGTGGAGTTCACCATGGAACCGGTGCCGCGCGAGGAGCGCTGGATCATCGCCGTGCCGAGCTTCGAGGTCGGCGCGGGGAGCGTGAGGATCGGCTCCGTCGACCTCTCCCGCGAGGGCGAGGACTTCTACCGCGAGCTCGGCTCCGGCGTCGCCGACATCTTCATAGCCGAGGCCTACGAGAGCCAGCAGTTCCGCATCACCGAGCGCGCCCAGATCGACAAGATCCTCTACGAACAAGACCTGGCGCGGTCGGGGCGCATCAACCCGGACACCGCCGCCGCGGTCGGCCGCATCGAGGGCGCCGAGCTGATGGTCCTCGGCAGCGTCAGCGAGTTCGGCGTGCAGACCACCGGCGGCGGGGGCAGGGTGCTGGGAGTGTTCGGCGGACGGTCGGAGACGGTGACGGCGCGCGTGGCCGTGGAGATCCGCTTCGTCGACACGAACACCGCCGAGATCCTGGCGATCGGTCGGGGCGTGTCCCAGGTGTCTCAGCGCAACGTGTCGGTGGACATCGCGAACGTGATGACCGACCTGCGCGTGGGACGCACCGGCACGACGATCGTCGACTACGCCGTGCGCAACGCGATCCGCTCGGCCATCGAGAACGCCGCGCGGTCGCTGCCGCCGAAGCCGGCCGCCAAGGGCTGA